In one window of Agromyces badenianii DNA:
- a CDS encoding peptidylprolyl isomerase — protein MVSNDRQSREERARLRTYQARQEVHTRKQRRRTRDNGIAVLALVIVLALATGAQVLYFGGGPGTPEPVASETPTPSATPPAGENQGDVPSADLAEDRTWSGTLTLNEVPLGVELDGAAAPQAVSSEISLIQSGFYTGTSCHRLTKDSIWVLQCGDPAGDGSGGPGYSYGPVENAPAEGLYPAGTIAMARTADPYSHGSQFFIVYEDTTLPGDTGGYSVIGRVTSGLDELRASIIDAGTADGGADGAPAVPTTITSFTVQ, from the coding sequence GTGGTATCGAACGACCGACAGTCGCGCGAGGAACGAGCGCGCCTGCGCACCTACCAGGCACGCCAGGAAGTCCACACGCGAAAGCAGCGCCGGCGCACCAGAGACAACGGCATCGCCGTGCTCGCACTCGTCATCGTGCTGGCCCTCGCGACCGGCGCGCAGGTCCTCTACTTCGGCGGCGGACCCGGCACGCCGGAGCCCGTCGCGTCCGAGACCCCGACGCCGAGCGCCACGCCCCCCGCGGGCGAGAACCAGGGCGACGTACCGTCGGCCGATCTCGCCGAAGACCGCACGTGGAGCGGCACGCTGACCCTCAACGAGGTCCCCCTCGGCGTCGAGCTCGACGGCGCGGCCGCCCCGCAGGCCGTCTCGAGCGAGATCAGCCTCATCCAGTCGGGCTTCTACACCGGCACGAGCTGCCACCGGCTCACGAAGGACTCCATCTGGGTGCTGCAGTGCGGCGACCCCGCCGGCGACGGTTCGGGCGGCCCGGGCTACAGCTACGGGCCGGTCGAGAACGCACCGGCCGAGGGCCTCTACCCGGCGGGCACCATCGCGATGGCGCGCACCGCCGACCCGTACAGCCATGGCAGCCAGTTCTTCATCGTCTACGAAGACACGACCCTCCCCGGCGATACCGGCGGATACTCGGTCATCGGCCGCGTCACGAGCGGGCTCGACGAACTCCGGGCGAGCATCATCGATGCGGGCACCGCCGACGGCGGCGCGGATGGCGCCCCCGCGGTGCCGACCACGATCACCTCGTTCACCGTCCAGTGA
- the alaS gene encoding alanine--tRNA ligase, giving the protein MQTADIRQRWLDFFAERGHTVVPSASLVSDDPTLLFTVAGMVPFVPYLTGLVPAPYPRATSVQKCIRTNDIEEVGKTPRHGTFFQMSGNFSFGDYFKEGAISMAWDLLTTPEDGGGYGFDPNDLWVTVFEDDDEAIELWKSIAGLPEERIQRLGKDTNYWHTGQPGPAGPCSEIFFDRGPAYGADGGPATDDDRYVEIWNLVFMQYLIDDVKSKTDFRIVKELPKKNIDTGMGLERVAFIKQGVDNMYEIDQVRPVLDRAAEISGRRYGANHDDDVRMRVIADHVRSALMLMSDGVSPSNEGRGYILRRLLRRSIRAMRLLGVEGPTFRELFAASRDAMKAAYPEVATDYSHIEQLALGEEETFLRTLTAGTAILDLAVTKTKGSGRGELAGDTAFLLHDTYGFPIELTLEMADEAGLAVDRAAFDTLMTEQRSRAKADAKSKKKVLADLSVYADFRAKGETIFTGYSELTTASTVLGLLVDGRPVPVATAGQTAEVILAETSLYAESGGQAPDQGRIVGDGFELEVLDVQKPIKGLISHTVKVTSGEVGVGVPATTLVDEEYRRGATQAHSGTHLVHAALRQVLGPNAHQSGSFNKAGYLRLDYGWNSALSPETRSEIEEISNAAIRDNLEVVTREMPLDEAKSLGAMALFGEKYGDVVRVVDIGGPWSRELCAGTHVSTSAEVGMINIVGESSVGASNRRVESLVGLDAFRRFASERALVSELTSTLKTRPDQLVDRVGELVTSLKAAEKRIQQFEARALNDRVPALASKAVRTGEVLLVAETVGTLGSGDELRSLALAVRSQLGDAASVVALTAEVGGKPVAIVATSPAAREAGANAGALAKTMANVLGGGGGGKPDLAQGGGSDLGAIPAALDAVRSTLRG; this is encoded by the coding sequence ATGCAGACTGCCGACATCCGCCAGCGTTGGCTGGACTTCTTCGCCGAGCGCGGACACACCGTCGTCCCCTCGGCTTCGCTCGTGTCCGACGACCCGACGCTGCTCTTCACCGTCGCCGGCATGGTGCCGTTCGTGCCGTACCTGACCGGACTCGTGCCCGCGCCGTACCCCCGAGCGACGAGCGTGCAGAAGTGCATCCGCACGAACGACATCGAAGAGGTCGGCAAGACGCCGCGCCACGGCACGTTCTTCCAGATGAGTGGCAACTTCTCGTTCGGCGACTACTTCAAAGAGGGCGCCATCTCGATGGCGTGGGACCTGCTCACGACGCCTGAAGACGGCGGCGGCTACGGTTTCGACCCGAACGACCTCTGGGTGACGGTCTTCGAAGACGACGACGAGGCGATCGAGCTCTGGAAGTCGATCGCGGGCCTTCCCGAAGAGCGCATCCAGCGCCTCGGCAAGGACACGAACTACTGGCACACCGGTCAGCCCGGCCCTGCGGGCCCCTGCTCCGAGATCTTCTTCGACCGCGGCCCCGCGTACGGTGCCGACGGCGGCCCGGCGACGGATGACGACCGGTACGTCGAGATCTGGAACCTCGTGTTCATGCAGTACCTCATCGATGACGTGAAGTCGAAGACCGACTTCCGCATCGTGAAGGAACTGCCGAAGAAGAACATCGACACCGGCATGGGGCTCGAGCGAGTCGCCTTCATCAAGCAGGGCGTCGACAACATGTACGAGATCGACCAGGTGCGCCCGGTGCTCGACCGCGCCGCCGAGATCTCCGGGCGCCGCTACGGCGCGAACCACGACGACGACGTGCGCATGCGCGTCATCGCCGACCACGTCCGCTCCGCGCTCATGCTCATGAGCGACGGTGTGAGCCCGTCGAACGAGGGGCGCGGATACATCCTGCGGCGGCTCCTGCGCCGCAGCATCCGGGCGATGCGACTGCTCGGCGTCGAGGGTCCGACGTTCCGCGAGCTCTTCGCCGCCTCGCGCGATGCGATGAAGGCCGCCTACCCCGAGGTCGCGACCGACTACAGCCACATCGAGCAGCTCGCTCTCGGTGAAGAGGAGACGTTCCTGCGCACCCTCACGGCCGGGACCGCGATCCTCGACCTCGCGGTGACGAAGACGAAGGGCTCCGGCCGCGGCGAACTCGCCGGCGACACGGCGTTCCTCCTGCACGACACCTACGGCTTCCCGATCGAGCTCACCCTCGAGATGGCCGACGAAGCCGGCCTCGCCGTCGATCGCGCGGCCTTCGACACGCTCATGACCGAACAGCGCTCGCGCGCGAAAGCCGATGCGAAGTCGAAGAAGAAGGTGCTCGCCGACCTCTCGGTGTACGCCGACTTCCGCGCAAAGGGCGAGACGATCTTCACGGGCTACTCCGAGTTGACGACCGCGTCGACCGTGCTCGGCCTGCTCGTCGACGGTCGCCCGGTGCCCGTCGCGACCGCGGGGCAGACCGCAGAGGTCATCCTCGCCGAGACCTCCCTCTATGCCGAGTCGGGCGGACAGGCGCCCGATCAGGGTCGCATCGTCGGCGACGGCTTCGAGCTCGAAGTGCTCGACGTGCAGAAGCCCATCAAGGGCCTCATCAGCCACACCGTGAAGGTGACCTCGGGCGAGGTCGGCGTCGGTGTGCCGGCGACCACGCTCGTCGACGAGGAGTACCGACGAGGCGCCACGCAGGCGCACTCGGGCACGCACCTCGTGCACGCAGCGCTCCGCCAGGTGCTCGGGCCGAACGCGCATCAGTCGGGCTCCTTCAACAAGGCGGGGTACCTGAGACTCGACTACGGCTGGAACTCGGCGCTCTCGCCCGAGACCCGCAGCGAGATCGAAGAGATCTCCAACGCCGCGATCCGCGACAACCTCGAGGTCGTCACCCGCGAGATGCCGCTCGACGAGGCGAAGTCCCTCGGCGCGATGGCGCTCTTCGGCGAGAAGTACGGCGATGTCGTGCGCGTCGTCGACATCGGCGGCCCATGGTCCCGTGAACTCTGCGCGGGCACTCACGTGTCGACGAGCGCCGAGGTCGGCATGATCAACATCGTGGGGGAGTCGTCGGTCGGCGCCTCGAACCGCCGCGTCGAGTCGCTCGTCGGTCTCGACGCGTTCCGCCGCTTCGCCTCGGAGCGGGCGCTCGTCTCCGAGCTCACCTCGACGCTGAAGACGCGGCCCGATCAGCTCGTCGACCGCGTCGGCGAACTCGTCACGAGTCTGAAGGCCGCCGAGAAGCGCATCCAGCAGTTCGAGGCACGCGCCCTGAACGACCGGGTTCCGGCGCTCGCATCGAAGGCCGTGCGCACGGGCGAAGTGCTGCTCGTCGCCGAGACGGTCGGCACGCTGGGCTCGGGCGACGAACTGCGATCGCTCGCGCTCGCGGTGCGATCGCAGCTCGGCGATGCCGCATCCGTCGTGGCACTGACCGCGGAGGTCGGCGGCAAGCCCGTCGCGATCGTCGCAACCTCGCCCGCCGCCCGCGAGGCCGGTGCGAACGCCGGTGCGCTCGCGAAGACCATGGCCAACGTGCTCGGCGGCGGGGGCGGCGGCAAGCCCGACCTCGCCCAGGGCGGCGGCAGCGACCTCGGGGCGATCCCCGCCGCGCTCGACGCGGTGCGCTCGACGCTCCGCGGGTAG
- a CDS encoding replication-associated recombination protein A, with product MVDSGPGLRSGATPLAVRMRPTSLDEVAGQRHLLTPGSPLVALAGDRSGESGSVSVILWGPPGTGKTTLAQAIARSSGRKFVELSAVTAGVRDVRQVMEEARASRDLYGLSTVLFLDEIHRFTKAQQDALLPGVENGWVILVAATTENPSFSVISPLLSRSLLLTLELLTDDDLGVLVDRAVADPRGLAGKVTLDPEARAVIIRLASGDARRALTALEAAAVAASQSAEAAETVVTDAAVTDTEDGAEPSSDEGEASGDEGDAAASAAPVITTDIVARAVDRALLRYDRNGDEHYDVISAFIKSVRGSDVDASLHYLARMIEAGEDPRFIARRIIVLASEDIGLADPSALGVAVAAAEAVQLIGMPEGRIPLAQAVVHLATAPKSNAAYLGIDRAIADVREGKAGRVPKHLRDAHYPGAKRLGHGKGYKYPHDDEIGVVQQEYLPDSLRGAVYYQPTEHGNEREVSARLAKLRRIVRGGR from the coding sequence ATGGTGGATTCCGGCCCGGGGCTGCGTTCCGGCGCGACCCCGCTCGCGGTGCGCATGCGGCCGACGAGTCTCGACGAGGTCGCAGGTCAACGGCACCTGTTGACACCGGGTTCCCCGCTCGTGGCGCTCGCGGGCGATCGTTCGGGTGAGTCGGGCTCGGTCTCGGTCATCCTCTGGGGGCCGCCCGGCACCGGCAAGACGACACTCGCCCAAGCGATCGCACGGTCCTCCGGGCGCAAGTTCGTCGAGCTGTCGGCGGTGACCGCCGGGGTGCGCGACGTGCGCCAGGTCATGGAAGAGGCGCGGGCAAGCCGAGATCTCTACGGACTCTCGACGGTGCTGTTCCTCGACGAGATCCACCGTTTCACGAAGGCGCAGCAAGACGCGCTTCTGCCGGGCGTCGAGAACGGCTGGGTCATCCTCGTCGCCGCGACGACCGAGAACCCCTCGTTCTCGGTGATCTCGCCGTTGCTGTCGCGCTCGCTCCTGCTCACCCTCGAACTCCTCACCGACGACGACCTCGGCGTGCTCGTCGACCGCGCAGTGGCAGACCCGCGCGGTCTCGCAGGCAAGGTGACGCTCGACCCCGAGGCGCGGGCGGTCATCATCCGGCTCGCCTCCGGAGACGCGCGTCGCGCCCTCACCGCGCTCGAGGCGGCGGCGGTGGCCGCGAGCCAGTCGGCCGAGGCCGCCGAGACGGTCGTGACTGACGCGGCAGTGACCGACACCGAAGACGGAGCCGAGCCGAGCAGCGACGAGGGCGAGGCAAGCGGCGACGAAGGGGATGCCGCGGCATCCGCTGCTCCCGTGATCACCACCGACATCGTGGCCCGCGCGGTCGACCGGGCGCTGCTGCGCTACGACCGCAACGGCGACGAGCACTACGACGTCATCAGCGCGTTCATCAAATCGGTGCGCGGCAGCGACGTCGATGCGTCGCTGCACTACCTCGCTCGCATGATCGAGGCGGGCGAAGACCCCAGGTTCATCGCCCGGCGCATCATCGTGCTCGCCTCCGAAGACATCGGTCTCGCCGACCCGAGCGCGCTCGGGGTCGCCGTGGCAGCCGCCGAGGCGGTGCAACTCATCGGCATGCCCGAGGGTCGCATCCCACTCGCGCAAGCGGTCGTGCACCTCGCCACCGCGCCCAAGTCGAACGCGGCCTACCTCGGCATCGACCGGGCGATCGCCGACGTGCGAGAGGGCAAGGCCGGGCGCGTGCCGAAGCACCTGCGCGACGCCCACTACCCGGGCGCCAAGCGGCTCGGCCATGGCAAGGGCTACAAGTATCCCCACGACGATGAGATCGGGGTGGTGCAGCAGGAGTACCTGCCCGATTCACTCCGCGGCGCCGTCTACTACCAGCCGACCGAGCACGGCAACGAGCGCGAGGTGTCGGCGCGGCTCGCGAAGCTGCGGCGCATCGTGCGGGGCGGGCGCTGA
- a CDS encoding DUF349 domain-containing protein, whose product MTDSEQQPWGRVDETGTVFVRTSDGERAVGQYPDGSAEEALAYFERKYTDLAGQVGLLEQRVRRGAPAADVAKAVATLRSSVSSANAVGDLDSLARRLEALSGTTKELTEQQQAESKAAVAEAIAERTAIVEAAEALAAGDPAKTQWKQATAELDELFARWQRHQQDGPRLPKNEANELWKRFRAARSTIETHRKAFFAELDAAHRDVRARKQALIERAEALAPRGADAVGDYRNLLDEWKLAGRAGKKLDDALWAKFKAAGDVLFNAKAEVDAIEDESYRANLDEKLELLTEAETLLSEKDPKQARAGLNKIQRKWDEIGKVPRDQVRVVEDRLRKVENHVKSLEEERWQREDPEKKARSEGMLGQLHDAIEKLEAELAAAEAAGDEQAAASAREALEARRAWLKAVGG is encoded by the coding sequence GTGACCGATTCAGAGCAGCAACCGTGGGGCCGCGTCGACGAGACGGGCACCGTCTTCGTGCGCACGAGCGACGGCGAGCGGGCGGTCGGGCAATATCCCGACGGCTCGGCTGAAGAGGCCCTGGCCTACTTCGAGCGCAAGTACACCGATCTCGCGGGCCAGGTCGGCCTGCTCGAGCAGCGTGTCCGCCGCGGCGCACCCGCAGCGGATGTCGCGAAGGCCGTCGCCACCCTTCGATCGTCGGTCTCCAGCGCCAACGCCGTCGGTGACCTCGACTCGCTGGCACGCCGCCTCGAGGCGCTCTCGGGCACCACGAAAGAGCTGACCGAGCAGCAGCAGGCCGAGAGCAAGGCCGCGGTCGCCGAGGCGATCGCCGAGCGCACCGCGATCGTCGAGGCCGCAGAGGCCCTCGCTGCGGGCGACCCTGCCAAGACGCAGTGGAAGCAGGCGACGGCCGAACTCGACGAACTGTTCGCGCGCTGGCAACGGCACCAGCAAGACGGCCCGCGTCTGCCGAAGAACGAGGCCAACGAACTCTGGAAGCGCTTCCGCGCTGCCCGCTCGACCATCGAGACGCACCGCAAGGCGTTCTTCGCCGAACTCGACGCGGCGCACCGCGACGTGCGAGCCCGCAAGCAGGCGCTCATCGAACGGGCCGAGGCGCTCGCCCCCCGTGGGGCCGACGCCGTCGGCGACTACCGCAACCTGCTCGACGAGTGGAAGCTGGCCGGACGTGCCGGCAAGAAGCTCGACGACGCCCTCTGGGCCAAGTTCAAGGCCGCCGGCGACGTGCTGTTCAATGCCAAGGCCGAGGTCGACGCCATCGAAGACGAGAGCTACCGCGCGAACCTCGACGAGAAGCTCGAGCTCCTCACCGAGGCCGAGACGCTGCTCTCCGAGAAGGACCCGAAGCAGGCGCGCGCCGGCCTCAACAAGATCCAGCGCAAGTGGGACGAGATCGGCAAGGTTCCCCGCGACCAGGTGCGGGTCGTCGAAGACCGCCTGCGCAAGGTCGAGAACCACGTGAAGTCGCTCGAGGAGGAGCGCTGGCAGCGCGAAGACCCCGAGAAGAAGGCGCGCTCCGAGGGCATGCTCGGGCAGTTGCACGACGCCATCGAGAAGCTCGAAGCCGAGCTCGCCGCTGCCGAGGCCGCGGGCGACGAGCAGGCCGCGGCATCCGCTCGTGAAGCGCTCGAGGCACGCCGCGCATGGCTGAAGGCCGTCGGCGGCTGA
- a CDS encoding shikimate dehydrogenase: MSDVRRLAVLGSPISHSKSPRLHRAAYEYLGLPWQYTAVEMDGARLGDFVRGLDSEWRGLSLTMPLKQDVLPLLDHVDGVAVLAGAANTVLLDGDARRGFNTDVGGIVRTLQEAGLRDVSHGVLIGGGATAASALVAMSELGARRVQVLVRRTGAATSLAELGARLGISVEPGSVTELATLRGADLVVSTVPGGAELGAEASEELISTAALLDVAYDPWPTPLAASWLAGGGVVVHGLGMLLHQALLQVRIFVNGDPEVPLRDEAAVLGVMRGSLR; the protein is encoded by the coding sequence GTGAGTGACGTTCGGCGACTGGCCGTGCTGGGCTCGCCGATCTCGCACTCGAAGAGCCCTCGCCTCCATCGGGCCGCCTACGAGTACCTCGGCCTGCCATGGCAGTACACGGCCGTCGAGATGGACGGCGCGCGGCTCGGCGACTTCGTCCGAGGGCTCGATTCCGAGTGGCGCGGGCTCTCCCTCACCATGCCGCTGAAGCAGGATGTGCTCCCCCTGCTCGACCACGTCGACGGTGTCGCGGTGCTCGCCGGAGCGGCCAACACCGTGCTCCTTGACGGCGACGCGCGCCGGGGCTTCAACACCGATGTCGGCGGCATCGTTCGCACGCTGCAGGAGGCCGGCCTTCGCGACGTCTCGCACGGCGTGCTCATCGGCGGGGGAGCGACCGCGGCTTCCGCGCTCGTCGCGATGTCGGAACTCGGCGCCCGCAGGGTGCAGGTGCTCGTGCGGCGGACGGGCGCTGCGACCTCCCTCGCCGAACTCGGCGCTCGGCTCGGCATCTCGGTCGAGCCCGGTTCCGTCACCGAGCTGGCGACGCTCCGCGGAGCGGATCTCGTGGTGAGCACCGTGCCGGGCGGCGCAGAGCTCGGCGCCGAGGCATCCGAGGAGCTGATCTCGACTGCCGCCTTGCTCGACGTCGCCTACGACCCGTGGCCGACGCCGCTCGCCGCGAGCTGGCTCGCAGGCGGCGGCGTCGTCGTGCACGGCCTCGGGATGCTGCTGCACCAGGCGCTGCTGCAAGTGCGGATCTTCGTGAACGGCGACCCCGAGGTGCCCCTCCGCGATGAGGCCGCTGTACTCGGCGTCATGCGCGGATCACTGCGCTGA
- the mltG gene encoding endolytic transglycosylase MltG, which yields MTQLPPEHEDADNAATDWHALLAGEPPSRAPGRADAGSGRAEAGTGPADAAPRRTDSAAVQGGPARTPPGDGRPMTRREAREAEQRQAAADESAAAAAAAEAAAPEPAAPEPRAAVPAATAPPLFEAVIADPLGVDPVGEEPARPSRAERRAVTSDPFEPATPKRKGAWGCLIALLVVAALGAGAYIFLQGPINAVIERFTPAADFSGSGTGELVFMIHEGDTGSSVAENLVDEGVTASYDAFYDLLLEQSPEPEFHPGAYQLAEEMSAQAALDALQDPENKLENTFVIPEGTSLPDALVAISEGSDVPLESLQAAAAEPPASYGLPAEATTLEGFLFPATYTLEPGLDAHSALQTLVNRQFEALDAAGVPVDQRWRTIVLASIVQREAGSNLSDFPKVARVFQNRLDQGINLESDATVAYGTGNTHTVWTTDEERADASNLYNTYANPGLPVGPIGNPGDIAIDAAIHPADGPWLFFVPVNLATGETVFTSTVEEHEAAVAQLQEWCAQDENASYCE from the coding sequence GTGACCCAGCTCCCCCCAGAGCACGAAGACGCCGACAACGCCGCCACCGACTGGCACGCCCTGCTCGCAGGGGAGCCACCGAGTCGGGCGCCGGGTCGAGCGGATGCCGGCAGCGGGCGAGCGGAGGCCGGCACCGGGCCGGCGGACGCTGCGCCCCGGCGAACGGATTCCGCCGCGGTGCAGGGCGGCCCCGCCCGTACGCCGCCCGGGGATGGGCGCCCGATGACGCGCCGGGAGGCGAGGGAGGCCGAGCAGCGGCAGGCGGCTGCCGACGAGTCGGCTGCGGCTGCGGCTGCGGCGGAGGCTGCTGCCCCCGAGCCGGCTGCCCCTGAGCCGAGAGCCGCGGTGCCCGCAGCGACCGCGCCGCCCCTTTTCGAAGCGGTCATCGCCGATCCGCTGGGCGTCGATCCGGTGGGCGAAGAGCCGGCCCGACCGTCGCGGGCCGAACGACGCGCGGTGACCTCCGATCCGTTCGAGCCCGCCACGCCGAAGCGCAAGGGGGCGTGGGGATGCCTCATCGCACTGCTCGTCGTCGCGGCCCTCGGCGCCGGGGCCTACATCTTCCTGCAGGGGCCGATCAATGCGGTCATCGAACGCTTCACTCCCGCCGCGGACTTCTCCGGTTCCGGCACCGGAGAGCTCGTCTTCATGATCCACGAAGGAGACACCGGCTCGAGCGTCGCCGAGAACCTCGTCGACGAAGGGGTGACCGCCTCCTACGACGCGTTCTACGACCTCCTGCTCGAACAGTCGCCCGAGCCCGAGTTCCATCCCGGTGCCTACCAGTTGGCCGAGGAGATGAGCGCGCAGGCCGCGCTCGACGCACTTCAGGATCCTGAGAACAAGCTCGAGAACACCTTCGTCATTCCCGAGGGCACCTCCCTGCCCGATGCCCTCGTCGCCATCTCGGAGGGAAGCGATGTTCCGCTCGAGAGCCTTCAGGCTGCCGCGGCGGAACCGCCCGCGAGCTACGGGCTGCCCGCTGAGGCCACCACGCTCGAAGGATTCCTCTTCCCGGCCACCTACACGCTCGAGCCGGGGCTCGACGCGCACAGTGCGCTGCAGACCCTCGTGAACCGGCAGTTCGAGGCACTCGATGCCGCCGGAGTGCCGGTCGACCAGCGCTGGCGCACCATCGTGCTGGCCTCGATCGTGCAGCGCGAGGCCGGCTCGAACCTCAGTGATTTCCCGAAGGTCGCGCGGGTGTTCCAGAACCGCCTCGATCAGGGCATCAACCTGGAGTCCGATGCGACGGTCGCGTACGGTACCGGCAACACGCACACCGTCTGGACGACCGACGAGGAACGCGCCGACGCCTCGAACCTCTACAACACCTATGCGAATCCCGGGCTCCCAGTCGGGCCGATCGGCAACCCGGGTGACATCGCGATCGACGCGGCGATCCATCCCGCAGACGGCCCGTGGCTGTTCTTCGTGCCGGTGAATCTCGCCACCGGCGAGACGGTGTTCACCTCGACCGTCGAGGAGCACGAGGCTGCGGTGGCACAGCTGCAGGAATGGTGCGCCCAAGACGAGAACGCGTCGTACTGTGAGTGA
- the ruvX gene encoding Holliday junction resolvase RuvX gives MRLGARLGIDVGRARIGVARCDAGAMLATPVETVPRAADGDADIERILEIAREHDVIEIVVGNPLSLSGTSTPSTDDAVAFAQRLASTGTPVRLVDERLSTVSAQQALRATGKSTRKQRPIVDQVAAVIILQHAIDAERASERPPGRTIETDEGPSPL, from the coding sequence GTGCGACTCGGAGCGAGGCTCGGCATCGACGTCGGGCGCGCGCGGATCGGCGTGGCCCGGTGCGACGCCGGGGCGATGCTGGCGACCCCCGTGGAGACGGTTCCCCGTGCGGCCGACGGTGACGCCGATATCGAACGCATCCTCGAGATCGCGCGCGAGCACGACGTGATCGAGATCGTCGTCGGGAATCCGCTGTCGCTCTCGGGCACCTCGACGCCGTCGACCGACGATGCGGTCGCGTTCGCTCAGCGGCTCGCGAGCACGGGCACACCGGTGCGGCTCGTCGATGAACGACTGTCGACCGTCAGCGCACAGCAGGCGCTTCGCGCGACGGGAAAATCGACTCGCAAGCAACGTCCCATCGTCGATCAGGTTGCAGCCGTTATCATTTTGCAACACGCCATCGACGCCGAGCGGGCCTCCGAACGCCCGCCTGGCCGAACGATCGAGACCGACGAAGGGCCATCCCCCCTGTGA
- the rpsD gene encoding 30S ribosomal protein S4, which produces MSNQSRSKTRLSRALGVALTPKAARYMEKRPYAPGEHGRTKRKQDSDYAVRLREKQRLRAQYGIREKQLRIAFNEARRTDGLTGENLVELLEMRLDAIVLRAGFARTISQARQFVVHRHILVDGQLVDRPSFRVKPGQLVHVKARSEGTEPFQVAAAGGHVDVLPKLPGYLEVELDKLQVKLVRRPKRAEVPVTCDVQLVVEYYAAR; this is translated from the coding sequence GTGTCGAACCAGTCACGTAGCAAGACCCGCCTCTCCCGTGCGCTCGGCGTCGCCCTCACCCCGAAGGCCGCCCGCTACATGGAGAAGCGCCCGTACGCTCCCGGTGAGCACGGCCGCACCAAGCGCAAGCAGGACAGCGACTACGCCGTGCGTCTGCGCGAGAAGCAGCGCCTTCGCGCCCAGTACGGCATCCGCGAGAAGCAGCTGCGCATCGCGTTCAACGAGGCGCGCCGCACCGACGGCCTGACCGGTGAGAACCTGGTCGAGCTGCTCGAGATGCGTCTCGACGCGATCGTGCTGCGCGCCGGCTTCGCCCGCACCATCTCGCAGGCCCGCCAGTTCGTGGTGCACCGCCACATCCTCGTCGACGGCCAGCTCGTCGACCGCCCCTCGTTCCGCGTGAAGCCGGGCCAGCTCGTGCACGTGAAGGCACGCAGCGAGGGCACCGAGCCCTTCCAGGTCGCCGCCGCCGGCGGTCACGTCGACGTGCTGCCCAAGCTCCCGGGCTACCTCGAGGTCGAGCTCGACAAGCTCCAGGTGAAGCTCGTCCGCCGCCCGAAGCGCGCCGAGGTCCCCGTGACCTGTGACGTGCAGCTGGTCGTCGAGTACTACGCCGCTCGCTGA